The sequence AAGGCCTACTCTTAAATTGTGTAGGTATAGAGTGGTCTCGGTGCATAACTTTATGATTGAAATGAAAATTGATGCGTCAAAAAAAAGCTCGCAATAGATGACGTTTTTTCGTAcggaaacagcaaaaaaaaacgcCGCGAATAAATGGATAACCGAAAATCGCGCTAGAAGCAGAACGTTCAGAACCAGCGTGGATCGGCGGCACGACCTCCAAGATGAGGTGACGCTCGTGTAGCGCTGAGCATCTCGGAGTCGATGGGCTCGGTCGCGCGTCACATCCGCTAACCGCCAagcgcgcgcgtcgtctgcttataCACTATTTGGAAGCCGGTAATAAAAGAACTTGCACAATTAACATCTCTCCAGCTTTGTCAAGATTGCATGAACCGTACATAGTACACTGCTCAGTTACAACCATTTTTGTCAAAGTGGATGTTTGTTCCATCTGGCCTTTCAAAACCTAAACCAGCCTGGCTCGTCGGCACGACTTCCGAGACCAGGCCACCGCGCTGTAAATCTCGGAGGCGCCGTCCTGCTCGGACTTGAGTCATGACCTCTAATCATTGGCGCatgcgtcgtctgcttgtcgctGTTAAAGGCTTTAAATCAAGGAGAAAGGATAATTACCAGGATTCCAGCTTTGTCGAAATCGATGAAGTAGTTTGTACTACTCATTAATAATCAGTTCAGCACAAGTGAAATTTTTGTAGTTGGTCGAAATCTCGGTGACGGGAGGGGCTGCGTAATGTGACAGCCGGTGGGAGAGAAGAGAGCTGCTGCAGGTTCTCCAATATTACAGGCACCGACTTCGTACatcagaactgtaatgtgatgccgGATATTAGCAGCGCCCAGAGCACTAGGGCAACACGACCGCGGCTTACTGGTTAGAATGCTCGGCTCGATGCTGCAAGATCGTTGTTTCTATTCCAAACACCTTGTGCAAAACCGTTGATCACATAATACACGTCAAATTGTGACGAGTGAACAAACACGTTCGGCCCTTTTCGTGACCTAATATTGCTGTTTGCTGTATCAAAGGGCCTGCTAGCCGATATAGCATACCGAAATAAAAAAACACCTAAGCAAATGCTTACCTTTAATCGAAGTGGTGAAGGCAACAAATTGAGACTGCAACGAGTCATTGCAGATTCCATGCGGTCCTTGGCATTGTTAATCAAGATAAACGCCTACGAGCTTACTCGATGATCAGTTTTCTTTCACAAGTCTCTCCTTGTTTCAGAGACGGAAATGTGAGCATAACTGCTCAAGGCAAGATTTACGCTACATGGAACAGCGGTGAGTATTGAAATGTTCTCTGCGTGACATTTATTTGTGCAAGGTGTTGAAACCCACACAAGCTCTGTGACTTCCGGCGCCTTTGCATCTATTTCGGAACAACGACAAGGGATAATGTAGTGGACGAGCAGCGACTTGTGCGCGGTGCAATGTTTCCGTAATGTTTTCGTAATGTTTTCGTAATGTTTTCGTAATGATTTCGTAATGTTTTCGTAATGTTTTCGTAATGTTTTCGTCGTGTCTGCGAGTCTCTTGTTGTCGCAGTGAGTGAGTTTCGTTCTAGTGCAATCACTAAGCTCTCCTGAgttgtcctctttttttttctacgctttCGACATTAGGAAATGTCAGCGAAAGCTTGAAGCTCGGTGTGCGTTTCCACTACACAAACAGCTGTTTTGTGCTTGAGCAATTCCCACAAGATAATTCAGGTGAGTGCACTCAATAATTCCCACACTCCTCTCCCtcactctttttctttctctcgctgtCTAAGACATTTTCAGGTGAAGGCAGGACAAGCACGGCGTAGGATTCGTAACTGTATGCACACCTTCTAGTAGGCTCGTCAGCAGCAACGAGAAAATCAAATCTTTTTCCAgcgaggggggggagggggtaccaCATAAATCTCATATCGCTCCTGCACGGCTTCGAAACGGGACACATTCTACGCGGAGTCGTCGTTGTCATCATGGTTGACTGGGTCTAGAAAAATCAGAGTCGTATACAGGCTCATTAGGCGTTGTTTGCAGTGATAAAAGGTAAAAGGGGCATGTAAGGTGCACCTATGAATTAACTGCAAATGGGATGAAAAAAGAAGATGTGGCTTGGAATAAATTACTTATGGGCAGGTAGTGAATGATATCAGGAATCGAACTAGAGAAGTGATTTGCTGTATTAGAAAATATGTTATTGAATTCAGAAAACCAGCCCAGGTGACATTAGTAGGAGATATGCATTGGCACATGGATGATCTAGACGGATATAATGGTTCCAACGGCTTCATAGTGCTGTATCTGTTTGAGGAGCGAAACCTCGTAGCATATTAAAGAGAATAAGTGTCAAGGACAAGTAGCGTGTCGATGTGGAAGCAGGCAGTCCTTTATCGACTACGCCTTAGTCGTAGAAACGGCTTATGAATGACTAGACCAAATGACTATATATGAACAAAGAGCAGATAGCCGCGGTAGCCATCACAGACGCATAACCTTGAAAATTTGAGAGAGATACCAACGAAACAGAAATTAAAAGAGAAGCGGAGGCAGTAAATTGAATTCTAAGgacggaaacaaagaaaaacgatggagatttacaagaatggcaaAAAAATATTAGAAAGTAAAACTTGTGGGTTACCCAAAATgctgtgccttgctatttgagtcCCGAGCTGATTGCGTAAGGATAAAACCCTACCGGAGCAAGTATTTGCAGAAGCATGTGGTATGtctctgctgcagcaaaaatccgctTACAGTCCTAATGGAACGCTaaggtattcacccagcgagaGAAAAGATTACGAACATGTAGGCAAAAGGCTCGATTGATGAGCAAGTATAGATTGCCTTCTCAAGCACACTAGGTCACTAAGAGCCacagccccgtttcaaaggggttgCCAATAAAtcaacatcatcaccatcattatcatcacgaGTAGCGGAATGCATGGAGCACCGACGTTTCGCCGATCCATTCTTTACTCCTTCCGCACTTCGCCTCACTTTTCGCGCGAAGGGTCTGATCACCAGCAACGTAGTTTTTTAATACGTCCCTATACCACCGATTCCCAATGTAATTCCTGTGGGCAACGTAGCATCACATGCTAGATGTAGCCCAAAATATTTTGTTTCTAATTTGCTTTTTCCAGATTCAAAATACTACCTCTTCAGAAGTGTTAATGCGACGGACACCGACTACGAACAGTGCTTGAAGAAGCTAGAGGAATACACCGGCGAAAACGTCATATCGACGTACGAACGTCGCTACTGCTATCCACTTGTTGAGAAGTTGGAAGAGGAGACCAAGTTTGACTTCTTTTGAATACCGCCTAATAAATTCTGCAGCATTCACGGACAATCTTAGACTCGCCACACGCGCtgcgcgaacaaaaaaaaaaaagatctctagtttcttttttttttttttttaagaagcggCGAAGCAATGAATCCCACAGCACAGCGCGTTATTGGGCTTCGCGTGGCATCTGTGGTAAAACCATGCGCAGCTGCGTACGAACGAAGCATCCGTAAGAAGCGTGGCATTTACTTTCACATCAAGCATTGCAATTTGCTTCCACACATTCCGTGTTCCACTTCGTCCAGCTTGCCCCGATTAACTTTTTTCTGTGGTGTAGCCACTTTAGCCAATATTCCCCCACATAAAGTGAATTTTAGGTGTCGTCAGCAGACAAATAAAAATGTATCGTAAGAAAGAGAAAGCCTATTTCTCTGAACGTCTGTTATTCCCGGCCATCTCTGTATAGGGGTTCAGCTGGACGTTCAGGCCTGGTGACGAGTCCGGTTGTCTGGACAGGATGACGTGCTTCACGCTAGCCACGAGCAGTTACCACGGTGTAGGGCGTACAGCTCTTGCAAGGAAGCAGTTCAGCTGCCCCTAATATGGGCAACCAGAGCGACAACCGCGATTACCAACAGCACTGGCGTAAAACACAGCCTATTGCGAGCGGCGCAAATCGTTTTCAGTTGCCCATGCGGCGATTTCGGGTCAGCAGATCCACCGCTATTCTTAAGGCGcaatacctgccgtggttgcttagtggttatggagttggactgctaagcacacgaagtcgcgggatcgaatcccggccacatttcgatgttgGCCGagtgcgaaaacatccgtgtgcttagatttaggtgcacgttaaagaaccccaggtgatccaaatttccggagcccccccactacagcgtgcctcgcaataagatcgtggttttggcacttaaaaccccacaGTTCAATTCGTTCTTAAGTCACACTGCGCCGAGCTTCTCACATGAGTATGCGCCGGTCTTCCAGGCCAGAGAACCACACGCGTTCGTCGCGACGCACATGGTTATAGAGAGGTCGGCTGGAGGGATCAACCTAAAACAAGCTCGTTGcagaaaacaaggacacaagaaggaaAACCATACAGGGTGAGCGCTCGTCTTGACTGATTTTCCTTCTTGTGTcctcgtttattttatttttttcttgcgtctCAAGTCAAGTATAAGATTGATACAAATGTACATAGCCCCCGAAAAGTGCGTCAGTGTACTCAAAGAGTGCTAGCCCGTTAAAATATATCTTCTGAGGGAATCTGACTGAGCTCCGTTTATATTGCGATCTATGGGCGCGAGTATACATACGTACATTAGAATGTCAGAAACAATCAATCAGGAACAGCGCCATCAAGCCCTACCTTTGGAAAGCTGAATAATGTGGCTGTTATGAGCGTGTTGGTAAGACAAGACAAAATAAGCTATAAGCGCACAACCAAACGAGTACGGTGAAAGAAGACGGGacacacgaactctcaacgtgttAGTCTCCCGTCATCTTTCACCGTACTCGTCTGGTCGCGCGCTTATAGTTTTCTGCCGTGTCTTTAGAAAGCGGTAATGCTTACACTTATGTTGGCAGTCTAAGTGGCGATTGGTGACTGAGAGCATGAtttagagccccccccccccccccccctttaaattAAATACGCAGGCGGCTTAGAATGAGGGCTCATTACATTTTTGTCTGATTACAAGTACATGCACGCCATGTCTGAGCTTTTAGTTTTGCCTCACCGGGGTACTTTCCTTGATCGTACACGCTTGCGCGAACTTTACCCGCGAAACGCAGATGTTCAGCTTTCCTTTTTTCACTCATGTTTTTAGCTGATAGACATGgcgccttcttttttcttgatttttttagtAGAGTTTCGTTTCGTGTATAACAGCTGTACTTCCCGTGCTCGCCGTCTACATATGCAGGCAGCGAAGACTTGGCTTGCAATAGTATAGATCCTTCGTCTTTTTCATGCGGATATTATTTATTTCACACAGTTGGAACGCTGGCATTTTATGGCCGGATAGCTTGCGCCGCCAACTGCAATATAAATGATAACTGACTTTTAAGTGGTGCCGACAACTAGCGGGCTTGTGAAAGGCGGGATGAGCTGGACGCTAATGAATGAATTAGCAAACAACATTTATGTCAGGATTTATTGCTCTTCTAATGTGGAAGGGTTGGTAGTATCACATAATGAAGTTCGCGACAACGCCAGTAAGCACAGCTGCGATAAAGTACGTCGCAGGCTGCAGTTAGAAAACTGACAATTTAGCAGAGACTGACGTCAGAAGTGGCAATGAGGAAGTGACAGGTGTGAGTCACCCCCGGATGCTCAGATAGATAGTAGGGCCTGGTTGACGTAAGTCGCCGTCAGAGTTATGGCAGAGGTTGCGGTCGCTGCGCGAGAAAAGAAACCGGCCCTTGTCGGGAGGCCAGGATGCCATGTCGCCCTTCAGAAATGTCTGTCGATCACTCGGTCATTTATGTCTACTGAACAATCCCGTCCGCTCAATGCCGAGTCATAAATTAGAAGTTGTCCTTCAGACTGAATGCTAAACGCAGTATTGAGACAGGATACAAGCCAGCTCACATGAGGTTgctattttttgcatttcgcctacatcgaaatacggccgacttggccgggattcgatcccgcgaccttgagcTTCGCAGCGCTTCTtcgaagccactacgccaccagggCGTGTTTATTGAAGGATGACATCGGTAACGACATCTATGAGATAATATCGGTATCACTAATTAATAATATTTTAAACAAGAAAATACCAGGGAAGTGATGACATCACTGTAGAatatatgaggagttttttttcgaaatgagccaaatccacaaaccgaaactgggtcagataaaacggtaatgacaagaaaaactaggcaactttctcatagaaaaaccgttgcaacgaaatgggtcaaataacgccaggcgaacgtgttcgcagatcgtatttcgtatcgaaattgagccagatccagctgttgcacgaatcaaaatgagccaaatccatttgcccaataggagagcgcttttggcatgacgtcatttagccatcgctgcctccttgtcagttcccgccaaggagttggttcccgcctgacagctcagagtgtttcgttcgtgttttcgcgagttcttcgcttttctaatatcgttgttcatggattcggatggcaatgaagagatcggcgaaagatctatccctagacgtcgacggcgaagtgaaaaaaagccgcatcaccaccgaaaaagcaagaatgcgccgttgccaaaacgtaaacacgcgaaaaagactctcaggtgtgcgcttgtgacagaagcatccactaaacgtttcaaggagaagttttacgcactgtgtagcgtggaacaaaaggcgttcgttttgatgtactgcacgccaacagccgtaaaacgtaggagaggaaaagaagcggaacctcgtcggagccttgctgttgtttacaaggtacggatagaaaatggccaagagattcgtgtttgtcgcgatatgttttgcgcagtgcttgatattagtcacagcacagttactcgctatataaagcacaagcatgaaaaaggtgaagtgaaagccgacagtcgtggaggtgaccagaagatcaagcgctacggtcgaaagcgatcagctgttgtgggtttcattaagcgacttcgggcaagagagtcgcactacaaccggaagaagacaaaaaagttataccttccaagtgagctgaagagcatccgaaacctgtggcagatttataaccaacaagcacccgaagatgtgagggtgaagtatggcttctttcaccacatttttcgagcgacgttcaatctttcgttcagaacaccgaggacagacgtttgctctgtgtgcctgaaaaatgcgtatgagatgaaaacttgtggagatgtttcacagaagcagcgtgtcataacagagcaacgtgtacacaagttgaagtataaggctttttattccctgctgcgtgagaagagggaagacttgaaaacattctcatttgattgccaacaaaatcaagtgctccccaaagttccggaccaggaagcctactacagccgccagctctatcagtaccacctctgcgtggtggaaaaccaggcagatggatcaatgcccaaagaggccatccattcctacacatggagcgaagatgaaagctccaaaggaagcaaccaagtagccagtgcggtacataatacacttcgaagcgctaacttcgaaggaattagagaggtgcggttagtagccgatggctgtgctggacaaaacaagaagagtactgtgctttgcatgcttctttggtggctccagaatgaggctccagcaggtgtctcagtagtttcccttgtgtttcctgtcacaggacacagttttttacccccagacagggtatttggcagaattgaaaaagatgttagacgacacgaagaaatcctgaatccacaaagctaccaaaggattttttcaaatcacggcactgtgttagagcttgaaaaacattggcatgcgtacgactggaaggcctactgcacggcggtgatgaagtcgacatccagcttgccgttcaagataaccgaaacgaaggtcttctacattcaaagaaatgcagctggtaggagtcctcaaattagagcagagcctcactataaagtttctgtgtcaaatttcgtgtcagtgctaaaaaggggaaggtcccttgcacaagcacccataagatgtgcactgtacgcacaccacgtcaacgaaatgaaagtcagagatgtgaccagccttcttgtgaagcatttcggaaattcctggcaagacaatgaagagcttgcgtacttcgttagtgtcttcaggcgcgcccaaggaaatgatcctgcggaagaattagaagagagctgcttatgctgccaagaagacgcacctgctcttcaagtatagttctattgttcttgaagcacagcaaagccctgctgccaatgttattatagcttttctgtcattattacatgatgccattctggaaagccaattttaataaagttttcataacaataccgcctaaaatccagtgtttcaattcaatacgagccaaatccagagttctcaccctaatattgggcatatctgccgcataatttttcattacttgtggtcgtaaacttgccctagccgacatgtaaagcatatcatataatagctttgctagcgttgcatttaggtccggtaacaaatttttgcttttttctcaacttttgtttacgtggatttgaacccatttcgaaaaaaaactcctcatatgTAGCATATGCATGAAAAGTAGCGGACATTCCATATTGAAATATAGTGAATAACTATTTATTAGGATGAATCGTTATAGCTCGAGACCCAGTCCAATTTCCCTGTTCAAGTAGGCGTAAAACGCAGAATTGGTTTTATGAGACGAACGCTGGACCTATTTCAACTAAATTTGTTgtaatctgcagaaaacagtAAATTCTTGTGGATTTATGGAGCAGAACATTAATTTaggacttcaattttttttttaatttccctaAGTTAGGTCATTTTTAAAATATtgaagcaagaagtttacaaattcgtaacaCCGCAGTAAAAACATATATCCCAGTTCTGTAAACAGcgtctgttagagcatctaaagcgaacaaatttgGTAAATAATTTTACAGCTTACACAAAATTATTGCAATGTTTACGAGTGCTTTAATTACAAATCGCTCGTATGCTTCAAAGCTTTGTACAGGACATCGATTTT comes from Dermacentor andersoni chromosome 9, qqDerAnde1_hic_scaffold, whole genome shotgun sequence and encodes:
- the LOC126527698 gene encoding uncharacterized protein, yielding MQMYGSVNLELALTVAAVLYGYTAAEDCSTEVCSYWNILDTFKFFILDATSDQQLDLSCLTVKKNGRTHKLITTDSTTEESIHASYKAKYINNDDGEPRDGNVSITAQGKIYATWNSGNVSESLKLGVRFHYTNSCFVLEQFPQDNSDSKYYLFRSVNATDTDYEQCLKKLEEYTGENVISTYERRYCYPLVEKLEEETKFDFF